CGCGCAGACGACGAGCATCGAGCGCGCCCAGGCCGACTACATGGGGATGCTCGGCACGGTGATCAACGCTCTCGCTCTGCAGGACGCGCTCGAGCGTCTCGGGCAGCCGACGCGCGTACAGTCTGCGATCGAGATGCGCCAGATCGCCGAAACGGTCATTCGCCGCCGCGCGATACGCCATCTCGAAAAGGGACGCATCGTCATCTTCGCCGCCGGCACAGGTTCCCCCTATTTTTCCACCGACACGACCGCCGCGCTGCGCGCCTCCGAGATCGGCGCGGATTGTCTGCTGAAGGCGACGAAGGTGGACGGGATATATGATAAAGACCCCGCGAAATTCACCGGCGCCGTAA
The window above is part of the Cloacibacillus evryensis DSM 19522 genome. Proteins encoded here:
- the pyrH gene encoding UMP kinase, with the translated sequence MERKYNRVLLKLSGEILAGDAHFGLDYEAIRGICEQIVEVAGEGIGISMVVGGGNIIRGAQTTSIERAQADYMGMLGTVINALALQDALERLGQPTRVQSAIEMRQIAETVIRRRAIRHLEKGRIVIFAAGTGSPYFSTDTTAALRASEIGADCLLKATKVDGIYDKDPAKFTGAVKMPHVSYMDALQMQLKVMDAAAFSLCQENKIPIVVFDVLKKGNLRRLLIDGENIGSMVS